A window of the Lysinibacillus irui genome harbors these coding sequences:
- a CDS encoding sensor domain-containing diguanylate cyclase encodes MKTYQLKLKHLIMGVAMAAFFFTSIGSVWSGYRMNVDSIKENTLETNRVYAQKLASTADGYLDEAFQLLGYSANQVSTNMNDEHALNQETERLRLQNQMFNSVVITNAKGLVLSVSPPSVEIKGEVLTSIGAKEALSKKKPFISKPYEAMTGRLIIFISHPIFSESNEYLGMVAGTIYLKEPNVFQTLLGEHYSKDGSYVYVVDSDGRVIYHQDPSRINDVVTKNKVVQAVMSGKSGIQLVENTKGVKMLAGYSAVPSTGWGVVAQKPLEVALAPSFDRVQEVIIKSVPLMAVSIIIVLWAAARIANPLQQLAILTEESLDKKDVEGLKSVSGWYFEAYSLKNVLIRSLSFLHGQVTFFKDQSTVDPLTGVTNRRTMDSVLAEWSASNVPHAFILLDLDHFKSVNDTYGHAVGDKVLQFLARHMESVAREGDICCRYGGEEFVMLLPKTTADEATQVAEQLREILSTTESPCGKPVTLSAGIAVFPEMADSTEALIEAADSALYRAKQAGRNQVKIAEKI; translated from the coding sequence ATGAAAACATATCAGTTAAAATTAAAGCATTTAATTATGGGTGTAGCGATGGCAGCATTCTTCTTTACAAGCATTGGCAGTGTTTGGAGCGGATACAGAATGAATGTTGATTCGATAAAGGAAAATACACTTGAGACAAATCGAGTGTATGCGCAAAAACTGGCATCAACGGCAGATGGCTATCTTGATGAAGCCTTTCAACTTTTGGGTTATAGTGCAAATCAAGTAAGTACAAATATGAATGATGAGCATGCGCTAAACCAGGAAACAGAGCGTCTAAGATTGCAAAATCAAATGTTCAATTCTGTAGTCATAACAAATGCAAAAGGTCTTGTCTTATCTGTATCTCCGCCATCAGTTGAAATTAAAGGGGAGGTTTTAACATCTATTGGGGCAAAGGAGGCGTTATCCAAAAAGAAACCATTCATCTCTAAACCATATGAGGCGATGACAGGACGTCTTATTATTTTTATATCTCATCCTATTTTCTCAGAGTCCAACGAGTATTTAGGGATGGTGGCGGGGACTATTTACTTAAAGGAACCTAATGTCTTTCAAACGTTACTTGGAGAACATTATAGTAAGGATGGCTCCTACGTCTATGTAGTAGATTCTGATGGACGCGTAATCTATCATCAGGACCCAAGCCGTATTAATGATGTCGTAACAAAAAACAAAGTGGTTCAAGCTGTGATGTCAGGCAAAAGTGGGATTCAATTAGTCGAGAATACAAAAGGAGTAAAAATGCTAGCTGGCTATAGTGCAGTCCCTTCAACAGGTTGGGGAGTTGTTGCTCAAAAACCTTTAGAAGTAGCATTAGCCCCTTCATTTGATCGTGTACAGGAGGTCATTATAAAATCTGTACCGCTTATGGCTGTTTCAATTATTATCGTCCTTTGGGCTGCAGCACGGATAGCCAATCCGTTACAGCAATTAGCTATTTTAACAGAGGAAAGTCTCGATAAGAAGGATGTAGAGGGGTTAAAGTCGGTTAGTGGCTGGTATTTTGAAGCTTATTCTTTGAAGAATGTGTTGATTCGGAGTTTATCATTTTTACATGGACAAGTCACATTTTTCAAGGACCAATCAACCGTCGATCCACTAACGGGTGTTACGAATCGACGTACAATGGACTCCGTACTTGCAGAATGGTCTGCAAGTAATGTACCTCATGCGTTTATTCTGTTAGATTTAGATCACTTTAAAAGTGTCAATGATACATATGGTCATGCCGTTGGGGATAAAGTATTACAATTTTTAGCGAGACACATGGAGTCTGTAGCACGTGAAGGCGATATTTGTTGTCGCTATGGTGGCGAGGAATTTGTTATGCTACTGCCGAAAACTACGGCAGATGAAGCGACACAGGTAGCAGAGCAATTACGTGAAATTTTATCCACTACAGAAAGCCCCTGTGGTAAACCAGTAACGTTATCAGCAGGAATTGCTGTGTTTCCAGAGATGGCCGATTCTACAGAGGCATTAATTGAAGCGGCAGATAGTGCATTATATCGAGCAAAACAAGCAGGGCGCAATCAAGTAAAAATTGCTGAGAAAATTTGA